The following are encoded in a window of Methanococcus voltae genomic DNA:
- a CDS encoding flagella accessory protein C, whose protein sequence is MPNISEIIDDIKQKIKLGKKNDTTPLEDDSEDEFSFVLDEETTAESNNDLVAANEELLAKMGELESKFPKIEMMVTNLRKENENLRSDIHNINENFQDMMALYEVVSNQINPFIGISKVTATSMEKVEKIEHESTNLKKRVEELQNDVVILANVYLQQHDIDLDGVINEILAEEEFSKAILGEDSDDW, encoded by the coding sequence ATGCCCAATATCTCTGAAATAATCGATGATATAAAACAGAAGATCAAATTGGGCAAGAAGAATGATACTACACCTCTTGAAGATGATTCTGAAGACGAATTCAGCTTCGTACTAGATGAGGAAACCACAGCCGAATCAAATAATGATTTAGTAGCTGCAAATGAAGAACTTCTTGCCAAAATGGGTGAACTTGAATCCAAGTTTCCGAAGATTGAAATGATGGTTACTAATCTAAGAAAAGAAAATGAAAATCTTAGAAGTGACATTCATAACATAAACGAGAATTTTCAAGACATGATGGCTCTCTATGAAGTGGTTTCAAATCAAATAAATCCATTTATTGGAATTTCCAAAGTTACTGCAACTAGTATGGAAAAAGTGGAAAAAATTGAACATGAATCTACGAATCTTAAGAAAAGAGTTGAAGAGTTACAAAATGATGTAGTAATTCTTGCAAATGTATACTTACAACAACATGATATTGACTTAGATGGAGTAATTAATGAAATACTCGCAGAAGAAGAATTCTCCAAAGCGATATTAGGAGAGGATTCCGATGATTGGTAA
- a CDS encoding ATPase domain-containing protein, whose product MKYAKIELERDDVHKRFGGGIPYGSIIHIEGEESSGKSILSQRLSYGFLQNSYSLSYISTQSTTTEFVKQMTSLKYMINKRLLNGNLLYIPVYPLISDNTQKDDFIKKSMTTRAFYEKDIIIFDSLSTLISNDASEVQVGDLMSFLKRIASMNKIIIYTINPKELSDQVVTMLRTAATMVIKTETYAFGGNLKNSAKIVKYNMAAGPFQKVMVFRVDPGLGIAVEISSVA is encoded by the coding sequence ATGAAATATGCTAAAATAGAGCTTGAAAGAGACGATGTCCATAAGCGTTTTGGGGGAGGAATCCCATACGGAAGTATTATACATATAGAAGGTGAAGAATCTTCTGGTAAGTCAATACTTTCACAAAGGCTTAGCTATGGCTTTTTACAAAATTCATATTCATTATCATACATTTCCACACAATCGACCACCACAGAGTTTGTTAAACAAATGACTTCTTTAAAATATATGATAAATAAGAGATTACTAAATGGTAATTTGTTATATATTCCTGTTTATCCGTTGATTTCAGATAATACTCAGAAAGATGATTTTATTAAGAAGTCAATGACTACAAGAGCTTTTTATGAAAAAGATATTATTATTTTTGATTCCCTATCTACCTTAATATCTAATGATGCAAGTGAGGTTCAGGTGGGCGATTTAATGTCATTTTTGAAGAGAATTGCATCAATGAATAAAATTATAATATATACAATAAATCCCAAAGAACTTTCCGATCAAGTAGTAACAATGTTAAGAACCGCTGCTACAATGGTTATAAAGACCGAAACATACGCTTTTGGTGGCAATCTTAAAAATTCTGCCAAAATAGTGAAATATAATATGGCTGCAGGACCATTCCAAAAGGTAATGGTATTTAGAGTTGACCCAGGACTTGGAATTGCAGTAGAGATATCCTCAGTGGCATAA
- a CDS encoding flagellin yields MASNVFSEIILFVSVLIITAAVSGILATSTHKISLGLEQRGDSLSSQLTKDFEIINDPGYVLKNTTDTTMIYLKNTGKSPITFDKEVISVLVDGNPVEISNTYVEGDSSVKVLGSSKVGKLHITYNTSGYHRFKVVISDGIARTFTGEIV; encoded by the coding sequence ATGGCTTCGAATGTATTTTCAGAAATCATTTTATTTGTTAGTGTTTTGATAATCACAGCAGCAGTATCTGGAATTCTTGCAACGAGCACTCATAAAATTTCATTGGGGTTAGAACAAAGAGGTGATTCTCTTTCGTCTCAACTTACTAAGGATTTTGAAATAATAAACGATCCTGGATATGTTCTCAAGAATACAACAGATACTACAATGATATATCTAAAAAATACGGGTAAATCTCCTATAACTTTTGATAAAGAAGTTATAAGCGTGTTAGTTGATGGAAATCCTGTAGAAATATCTAACACATATGTTGAAGGCGACAGCTCTGTTAAAGTATTGGGTAGCTCCAAAGTTGGAAAATTACATATTACCTATAATACCAGTGGATACCACAGGTTTAAGGTTGTAATTAGTGATGGTATTGCAAGAACTTTCACTGGAGAAATAGTTTAA
- a CDS encoding FlaD/FlaE family flagellar protein, producing MNTATLSSILLESHKPAKLETIPEDSYSSIFVFKWLEYLCERVGHSNVPDVLEFYYNLGWVSDKAIAKLLKFSKGIGLDDDDIETSVGKLTIADHLVSLLFIERLNGKKVSSEALDKLEWEIRRIKKGAEQYYGI from the coding sequence ATGAACACTGCTACATTATCGTCAATCTTGCTTGAAAGCCACAAACCTGCAAAATTAGAAACAATCCCTGAAGATTCATATTCATCAATCTTCGTATTCAAATGGTTAGAATACTTATGTGAAAGAGTAGGTCATTCAAACGTTCCAGATGTTTTAGAATTCTACTATAATTTAGGATGGGTTTCAGATAAAGCTATCGCTAAATTATTAAAATTCTCAAAAGGAATTGGATTAGATGACGACGACATTGAAACATCAGTAGGAAAATTGACCATTGCTGACCACTTGGTATCTTTATTATTTATCGAAAGATTAAATGGTAAAAAAGTATCTTCTGAAGCTTTAGACAAATTAGAGTGGGAAATTAGAAGAATCAAGAAAGGAGCAGAGCAATACTATGGGATTTAG
- the flaJ gene encoding archaellar assembly protein FlaJ, with translation MILDILPRVGLKPKDYFLKFVLPAVVASLFMVVLGFIYFDGITRLLVLALPLLLLGGALGYPYIELDSQKQKINERLHVYITKFGVLSITDLDNKALLELLAVEKEELGQLAEESRKIYVLVKRWNQSLAESCRFLANRTPSSQFGDFLDRMAYSIDSGQELKEFLAGEQDIVMEEYAGFYERALYSLDNFKEMYVSAITSVSFFVTFAIIAPFLLPYDFITMVTVAIFIFMIIEVILIYSIKNKLPYDRLWHTGEKPTAIDRKLKKWLIISVFLTLVLSLALFWGKYIYEAPQLLSIPYEIIFSIAMTPLMIGGYIAQREESLVIRKENNFPDFLRSLGDSVSAKGGGTLESLGYLCTNDFGPLTKDLVALHRRLSIRIDGQKSWKYFGHDTCSYMIQLFSEMYERCTYLGGNSGQASHIIGRNFRKILQLRRSKYQNVNQFAGVMYGLSGGMALTLFASYGVASMVNGLYSSLDIPDTMLSMVHVVAPSDFGFISYMMYGTLIIYSLCSSYLIKLMDGGHYQVSLLHFSTMVWIASIVAVVTEMVTNSLLNATIPV, from the coding sequence ATGATTTTAGATATACTACCAAGAGTAGGATTAAAACCAAAAGATTATTTCTTAAAATTTGTACTTCCTGCAGTAGTTGCTTCATTATTTATGGTAGTTTTGGGCTTCATATACTTTGATGGAATTACAAGACTTTTGGTTTTGGCACTACCCCTACTTCTTTTGGGCGGGGCTTTAGGATATCCCTATATTGAATTAGATTCCCAAAAACAGAAAATAAATGAAAGATTACATGTTTATATCACTAAATTTGGGGTATTATCTATCACTGATTTAGACAATAAGGCACTTTTAGAATTATTGGCTGTTGAAAAAGAAGAATTAGGACAACTTGCAGAAGAATCACGTAAAATTTATGTTTTAGTAAAACGTTGGAATCAGTCTTTAGCAGAATCTTGTAGATTTTTAGCAAACAGGACACCAAGCAGTCAATTTGGTGATTTTTTAGATAGAATGGCATATTCTATAGACAGCGGTCAGGAATTAAAGGAATTTTTGGCAGGGGAGCAAGATATTGTAATGGAAGAATATGCTGGTTTCTATGAAAGAGCCTTATATTCCTTAGATAACTTTAAAGAAATGTATGTGAGTGCAATAACCTCTGTATCTTTCTTTGTGACGTTTGCAATTATCGCACCATTTTTATTGCCTTATGATTTTATAACGATGGTAACCGTTGCAATTTTCATATTTATGATAATAGAAGTTATTCTAATATACAGTATTAAGAATAAATTGCCATATGATAGATTATGGCACACTGGTGAAAAACCAACTGCAATTGATAGGAAATTAAAAAAATGGCTTATAATTTCAGTGTTTTTGACTTTAGTTTTATCACTTGCACTGTTTTGGGGAAAATACATCTATGAGGCACCCCAATTATTGAGTATACCTTATGAAATAATATTCTCAATAGCAATGACTCCACTAATGATAGGCGGGTATATTGCACAACGTGAGGAATCGTTAGTTATTCGTAAAGAAAATAACTTTCCAGACTTTTTAAGGTCATTGGGTGATTCAGTAAGTGCAAAAGGTGGTGGAACCTTAGAATCCTTGGGCTATTTGTGTACAAATGATTTTGGACCACTTACCAAAGACCTCGTTGCATTACACAGGAGGCTATCTATTAGGATAGATGGTCAAAAATCTTGGAAATACTTTGGACATGATACTTGTAGTTATATGATACAGCTCTTTTCAGAGATGTATGAACGATGTACCTATTTAGGCGGTAATTCTGGTCAAGCGTCCCATATTATAGGTAGAAACTTCCGTAAAATATTGCAATTAAGACGTTCTAAATACCAGAACGTTAATCAGTTTGCAGGGGTTATGTATGGTTTATCCGGCGGTATGGCTTTAACTTTATTTGCTTCATATGGTGTAGCATCAATGGTTAATGGATTATACTCCAGTTTAGACATACCTGACACAATGCTCAGTATGGTACACGTTGTAGCACCATCTGACTTTGGATTTATTTCATATATGATGTATGGAACTTTGATAATCTATTCATTATGTTCATCCTATTTAATAAAATTAATGGATGGCGGACATTATCAAGTTTCATTGCTTCATTTCAGTACAATGGTTTGGATAGCTTCAATAGTTGCTGTAGTTACAGAAATGGTTACAAATAGCTTATTAAATGCTACAATACCGGTTTAA
- a CDS encoding flagellin, which produces MNIKDFLTNKKGASGIGTLIVFIAMVLVAAVAASVLINTSGFLQQKASTTGKESTEQVASGLQVTGVTGVNSTTSENITHLVAYITPNAGSSAIDLSQAKLFITYNGVSAVLKANTSAIDGTSGTPDVLSATLLTNTTATKFQVVSLQDFDGSVAKNQVINKGDLVAIAINTGAIFSTTTGIPNRASVSGKLQPEFGAPGILEFTTPATFTTKVVELQ; this is translated from the coding sequence ATGAACATAAAAGACTTTTTAACTAATAAAAAAGGTGCTTCAGGTATAGGTACCTTGATAGTATTCATAGCAATGGTATTAGTTGCAGCAGTAGCTGCAAGTGTTTTAATTAACACAAGTGGATTTTTACAACAAAAAGCTTCAACAACAGGAAAAGAAAGTACTGAACAAGTTGCAAGCGGTTTACAAGTAACCGGCGTAACCGGTGTTAACAGCACAACAAGTGAAAACATTACTCACTTAGTAGCATACATCACCCCTAACGCAGGAAGCTCAGCAATTGATTTAAGCCAAGCTAAATTATTCATTACATACAACGGCGTAAGTGCTGTATTAAAAGCAAATACAAGTGCAATCGATGGTACATCAGGAACACCTGACGTATTAAGCGCTACATTATTAACAAATACAACAGCAACAAAATTCCAAGTTGTATCATTACAAGACTTCGATGGCTCAGTAGCTAAAAACCAGGTTATCAACAAAGGTGATTTAGTAGCTATCGCAATCAACACAGGTGCAATATTCTCAACAACAACAGGTATCCCTAATAGAGCATCAGTTTCAGGTAAATTACAACCAGAATTCGGTGCACCAGGTATCTTAGAATTCACAACACCTGCTACATTCACAACAAAAGTTGTAGAATTACAATAA
- a CDS encoding FlaD/FlaE family flagellar protein translates to MIGKVDMDYASLEEEYMTESEMEDYLDELRHKIPSFIVELLKNNLKNRNLTRNQLNKIVNRVSDLYFGKRPEDKKAAELTNKINDLSHKLDALMKVATVSSATKVSDDIKKEIDNLDELDLTNESPEILESPKSLEEIQKIEEIDEIELSEIDTDDSIPITEEELIPEIELIENPKIQEIDSKEYNNDVVIDNSAKVESLPEDKKELNKSAGLENEVKIPMDYVEVRNMESEIANISENTRLQELPEDTLSTMLIFKWLEFLISRVGTNNLVDVLDYYYSLKWISGKSVNKLLKISKNMKYFHEDMEWKASKSMTPEDHVVSLLYIEKLAGRPISVDELEEMEREITRIKKWATELQTL, encoded by the coding sequence ATGATTGGTAAAGTAGATATGGATTACGCTTCTCTTGAAGAAGAGTACATGACAGAAAGTGAGATGGAAGACTATCTCGATGAATTAAGACATAAGATTCCATCATTTATTGTAGAATTATTGAAAAATAATTTAAAAAATAGAAATCTGACCCGAAATCAGTTAAACAAAATAGTAAATAGAGTTTCAGACCTTTATTTTGGTAAGAGACCAGAAGATAAAAAAGCTGCCGAATTAACTAATAAAATCAATGATTTAAGTCATAAATTAGACGCATTGATGAAAGTAGCTACAGTTTCATCTGCAACAAAGGTTTCGGATGATATTAAAAAAGAAATTGATAATTTGGATGAATTGGATTTAACTAATGAATCTCCTGAAATCTTAGAAAGCCCAAAATCTTTAGAAGAGATTCAGAAAATTGAAGAAATCGATGAAATAGAACTTTCTGAAATTGACACTGATGATAGTATTCCAATTACTGAAGAAGAATTAATTCCTGAAATTGAATTGATTGAAAATCCTAAAATTCAAGAAATCGATTCAAAAGAATACAATAATGATGTAGTAATTGATAATTCAGCAAAAGTCGAATCCTTACCAGAAGATAAAAAAGAGTTAAATAAATCTGCCGGTCTTGAAAATGAAGTTAAAATTCCTATGGATTATGTGGAGGTAAGAAATATGGAGTCAGAAATTGCCAACATTAGTGAAAATACCAGACTTCAAGAATTGCCAGAAGATACCTTATCAACAATGCTTATATTTAAATGGTTAGAATTTTTAATTAGTAGAGTTGGTACTAACAATTTAGTAGACGTTTTAGACTACTATTATTCGTTAAAATGGATTTCTGGTAAATCAGTGAATAAATTATTAAAAATATCCAAAAATATGAAATATTTCCACGAAGATATGGAGTGGAAAGCAAGTAAATCAATGACCCCTGAGGATCACGTGGTTTCATTATTATACATTGAAAAGTTAGCTGGAAGACCAATTTCAGTAGATGAACTTGAAGAAATGGAAAGAGAAATTACAAGAATTAAAAAATGGGCAACTGAATTACAAACATTATAA
- a CDS encoding flagellin gives MLKSFMNNKKGAVGIGTLIIFIALVLVAAVAASVIINTAGKLQHKAAVVGQESTQQVASGLQVMKVSGHAVDKYNMDKIAIMVSPNIGDEIDLSTTVVTFSTKENKISLLYENDSSNARLENATGTNNIFEKNGNYDEGAWPFDDAYGSGNGEKKFGIIVLQDMDKSVSGDHPTVNYGDKVLLAINIGEIVGDDIGNRIRIQGEVIPEFGASGIIDFTTPPVYNNNVIALQ, from the coding sequence ATGTTAAAAAGTTTTATGAATAATAAAAAAGGTGCGGTGGGTATTGGTACTTTGATAATTTTTATCGCACTCGTTTTAGTAGCTGCCGTAGCTGCTTCGGTTATTATAAATACAGCAGGTAAATTACAACATAAAGCTGCAGTAGTTGGTCAGGAAAGTACACAACAAGTTGCAAGTGGCTTACAGGTAATGAAAGTTTCCGGTCATGCCGTTGACAAATATAATATGGATAAAATAGCCATAATGGTTTCTCCAAATATTGGAGATGAAATCGATTTATCAACTACTGTTGTTACATTCTCTACAAAAGAAAATAAAATCTCATTATTGTATGAAAATGATAGTTCTAATGCAAGATTGGAAAATGCAACTGGTACAAATAATATCTTTGAAAAAAATGGTAATTACGACGAAGGTGCATGGCCATTTGACGATGCATATGGTAGTGGTAATGGTGAAAAGAAATTTGGTATCATTGTACTCCAAGATATGGATAAATCAGTTTCTGGAGACCATCCAACAGTTAATTATGGAGACAAAGTGTTATTGGCTATCAACATTGGTGAAATTGTTGGGGACGATATTGGTAACAGAATAAGAATCCAAGGGGAAGTAATTCCTGAATTTGGTGCTTCTGGTATAATAGACTTTACAACACCGCCTGTATACAACAATAACGTTATAGCGCTCCAATAA
- a CDS encoding type II/IV secretion system ATPase subunit: MADDFNTAQKKNPHLKKYVERFKKTYMKVPDYITDIGGLGDIKGIKYPNVIYPIGDPLFIHVYGSANQRTRYIAIEPKLDTATERAKYFEILDKILEYAPYSEIPESDDEFSKVLIDIFDTVTKVDKNANKATKKSKFGFVDKLTNSSAIPITKVQRDKFVYLLRRDLIGIGNLEPIKRDPTIEDIHVIGPKNTQLVHKTFDMLPTNIVWEDDGDMSSYLKNLCERMGRPVSDATPIVDGSMPDGSRINILYSNDVSLKGPSFTIRKFSDTPTSITQIISWGTMSPEIAAYLWLCLEYGMSIFVCGETASGKTTTLNAIMPFIKPKSKVFSCEDTAEVKPPNPVWQQLLTRERGPEESRVTLFDLLRAALRSRPNYIIVGEIRSVEGAVAFQAMQTGHPVLSTFHAANVRKMIQRLTGDPINIPQTFMDNLNIALFQLAVYTRGKFLRRVVSVEEIEGYYKEVDGVITRGVFEWDPQKDIHNFTGLNNSYILEDKIATVAGYEDPREIYDELNLRVRILEEMIAREIYDYHDVLDIIWKFYENGLEGLPFPI; this comes from the coding sequence ATGGCTGATGATTTTAACACTGCACAAAAGAAAAATCCCCATTTAAAGAAATACGTTGAAAGATTTAAGAAAACATATATGAAAGTTCCTGATTATATCACTGATATTGGAGGATTAGGTGATATAAAGGGAATAAAATATCCAAATGTTATTTATCCAATTGGAGACCCTTTATTCATACATGTTTACGGTTCTGCAAATCAAAGGACTCGATATATTGCAATAGAGCCTAAATTAGATACTGCAACTGAAAGAGCGAAATATTTTGAAATTTTAGATAAAATTTTAGAATATGCTCCTTATAGTGAAATTCCTGAAAGTGATGATGAATTTTCAAAAGTATTAATTGACATTTTTGATACTGTAACAAAAGTTGATAAAAATGCAAATAAGGCCACTAAAAAATCTAAATTTGGATTCGTTGATAAATTAACAAATTCAAGTGCAATTCCTATTACAAAAGTTCAAAGGGATAAATTTGTTTATCTTTTAAGGAGAGATTTAATAGGAATTGGAAATTTAGAGCCTATTAAAAGAGACCCTACAATCGAAGATATTCACGTTATAGGTCCAAAGAATACCCAACTTGTTCATAAAACTTTTGATATGTTGCCTACAAACATCGTATGGGAAGATGACGGGGATATGTCCAGTTATTTGAAAAATTTATGTGAGAGGATGGGTAGACCGGTGTCTGATGCTACCCCAATTGTTGATGGTTCAATGCCGGACGGTTCAAGGATTAACATTCTATACTCTAACGATGTTTCATTAAAAGGTCCTTCATTTACAATAAGGAAATTTTCCGACACACCTACAAGTATTACTCAAATTATCAGCTGGGGTACAATGTCTCCGGAAATTGCAGCATATTTGTGGTTATGTCTCGAATATGGTATGAGCATATTTGTATGTGGAGAAACAGCTTCTGGTAAAACTACTACTTTAAATGCAATAATGCCATTTATAAAGCCTAAATCTAAGGTATTTTCTTGTGAGGATACTGCAGAGGTTAAGCCACCTAATCCAGTATGGCAGCAATTACTTACCAGAGAAAGAGGGCCTGAAGAGAGTAGGGTTACTTTATTTGATTTGTTAAGGGCAGCTTTAAGGTCCAGACCTAATTACATTATCGTAGGTGAAATCAGGTCGGTAGAGGGAGCAGTAGCTTTCCAAGCTATGCAAACAGGACACCCTGTATTATCTACTTTCCACGCAGCAAACGTAAGGAAAATGATTCAAAGGCTTACTGGTGACCCAATTAACATACCTCAAACGTTTATGGATAACTTGAATATTGCATTATTCCAGTTGGCAGTTTATACTCGGGGTAAATTTTTAAGAAGAGTAGTATCTGTCGAAGAGATTGAAGGATATTATAAAGAAGTTGATGGGGTTATTACAAGGGGTGTTTTTGAATGGGACCCTCAAAAAGATATCCATAACTTCACTGGTTTAAATAACAGTTATATCTTAGAGGATAAAATTGCGACTGTTGCAGGTTATGAAGACCCAAGAGAAATTTATGACGAATTAAATTTAAGGGTTAGAATTCTTGAAGAAATGATTGCAAGAGAAATTTATGATTATCATGATGTATTAGATATAATTTGGAAATTTTATGAAAATGGATTGGAGGGATTACCTTTCCCAATATAA
- a CDS encoding flagellin: MKITEFMNNKKGASGIGTLIVFIAMVLVAAVAASVLINTSGFLQQKASTTGKESTEQVASGLQITQILGKHNTANINQTLIYISPNAGSSAIDLSQMVVMLANGDKKVVYKYNATGAAANGRFVDASAGVADAFSSIADWSKLNGTTVGLIVIQDADDSVAAATPVINKGDIVAIAINTTTFATTPRTAISGTVQPEFGAPGVISFTTPATYLTGSKIVQLQ, from the coding sequence ATGAAAATAACAGAATTTATGAATAACAAAAAAGGTGCTTCAGGTATAGGTACCTTGATAGTATTCATAGCAATGGTATTAGTTGCAGCAGTAGCTGCAAGTGTTTTAATTAACACAAGTGGCTTTTTACAACAAAAAGCTTCAACAACAGGAAAAGAAAGTACTGAACAAGTTGCAAGCGGTTTACAAATTACCCAAATACTTGGTAAACATAATACTGCAAATATTAACCAAACTTTAATCTATATATCACCTAACGCAGGAAGCTCAGCAATTGACTTAAGTCAAATGGTGGTAATGCTTGCAAATGGCGATAAAAAAGTTGTTTACAAATATAATGCTACAGGAGCAGCTGCAAATGGAAGATTTGTGGATGCTTCAGCTGGTGTAGCTGATGCATTTAGTTCAATAGCAGACTGGTCAAAATTAAACGGTACTACCGTTGGTTTAATTGTAATTCAAGATGCTGATGATTCAGTAGCTGCTGCTACCCCAGTTATCAACAAAGGTGACATTGTAGCTATTGCAATTAATACGACTACATTTGCTACAACACCAAGAACTGCAATCTCAGGAACTGTACAACCAGAATTCGGTGCACCAGGAGTTATCTCATTCACAACACCTGCTACATACTTAACTGGTTCAAAAATTGTACAATTACAATAA
- a CDS encoding flagellin: MKLNQFMKNKKGATGVGTLIIFIAMVLVAAVAASVLINTSGFLQQKASTTGKESTEQVSTGLKIIQTCGKLNGNKIDKLAIYITPSAGSKPVDLRNTKILLSDGHATSIVSYNVEYFEATNAQIFDATGSKAWYNSTTLPNYNFGIINVQDDDGSCTANSPVLGKGDMAVLTVNCTSLTLAPKTRLNGYLQSEVGFKTQFTYILPNAYGKTEDVIILH, translated from the coding sequence ATGAAATTAAATCAATTCATGAAAAACAAAAAAGGTGCGACTGGTGTAGGCACTTTGATAATATTCATAGCAATGGTATTAGTTGCAGCAGTAGCTGCAAGTGTTTTAATTAACACAAGCGGATTTTTACAACAAAAAGCTTCAACAACAGGAAAAGAAAGTACTGAACAAGTTTCAACTGGTCTAAAGATTATTCAAACATGTGGTAAGCTAAATGGAAACAAAATTGATAAGCTTGCTATATATATTACCCCATCTGCAGGTAGTAAACCAGTAGATTTAAGGAATACCAAAATATTATTGTCTGATGGACATGCTACATCAATAGTTTCTTATAATGTAGAATACTTTGAAGCTACAAATGCACAAATATTTGATGCAACAGGTTCTAAAGCTTGGTATAACTCAACAACATTACCAAATTATAACTTTGGAATTATTAATGTTCAAGATGACGATGGTTCATGTACTGCTAATTCACCAGTTCTTGGAAAAGGTGATATGGCAGTCCTAACTGTAAATTGCACAAGTTTAACTTTAGCTCCTAAAACAAGATTAAATGGTTATTTACAATCTGAAGTAGGATTTAAAACACAATTTACATATATATTGCCAAATGCTTATGGTAAAACAGAAGATGTGATAATACTACACTAA
- a CDS encoding flagellin gives MKITEFMNNKKGASGIGTLIVFIAMVLVAAVAASVLINTSGFLQQKASTTGKESTEQVASGLQIAQVMGMHNGANINKTAIYISPNAGSSAIDLSQAVVMLSDGANKRVYKYDSTFHKDLTDGGDMFADATVGWKTLSATKFGVAVIQDADGSCAAATPVINKGDIVAITVNTTSFTATARTAISGTVQPEFGAPGVISFTTPATYLDDAKVVQLQ, from the coding sequence ATGAAAATAACAGAATTTATGAATAACAAAAAAGGTGCTTCAGGTATAGGTACCTTAATCGTATTCATAGCAATGGTATTAGTTGCAGCAGTAGCTGCAAGTGTTTTAATTAACACAAGTGGCTTTTTACAACAAAAAGCTTCAACAACAGGAAAAGAAAGTACTGAACAAGTTGCAAGCGGTTTACAAATTGCACAAGTTATGGGAATGCACAATGGTGCTAATATAAACAAAACAGCAATTTACATATCACCTAACGCAGGAAGCTCAGCAATTGATTTAAGTCAAGCTGTAGTAATGCTTTCAGATGGTGCAAATAAAAGAGTTTACAAATACGATTCAACATTCCACAAAGACTTAACAGATGGTGGAGATATGTTTGCCGATGCTACAGTAGGTTGGAAAACATTATCTGCAACAAAATTCGGTGTTGCAGTTATTCAAGATGCTGATGGTTCATGTGCTGCTGCTACCCCAGTTATCAACAAAGGTGACATTGTAGCTATCACAGTTAACACAACATCATTCACAGCAACTGCAAGAACTGCAATCTCAGGAACTGTACAACCAGAATTCGGTGCACCAGGAGTTATATCATTCACAACACCTGCTACTTACTTAGATGATGCCAAAGTAGTTCAATTACAATAG